A genomic window from Streptomyces mirabilis includes:
- a CDS encoding GntR family transcriptional regulator codes for MTSVPIPIPSRTQFVLEGIKHRILTGQLTPGQALVETELAAQFGVSKTPVREALKTLAGTGLVVMNQYKGVTVRMVDADMAREVYDVRLLLEPEALRRTVRRQASLDVARDALTRADDASDTAERSLSNREFHRALYVSCGNPLLGRMLDEVRDQAALVSAVAWAADPSWEREASEHREILRLALDGDADGAARALHAHIESFVRRAFPATQEEVGQE; via the coding sequence ATGACCTCTGTGCCCATTCCGATCCCGTCCCGCACGCAATTCGTGCTGGAGGGGATCAAACACCGCATCCTCACCGGGCAGTTGACCCCGGGGCAGGCCCTGGTCGAGACCGAGCTCGCCGCGCAGTTCGGGGTGTCGAAGACGCCCGTGCGCGAGGCGCTCAAGACCCTGGCCGGTACCGGACTCGTCGTGATGAACCAGTACAAGGGCGTCACGGTGCGCATGGTGGACGCGGACATGGCGCGCGAGGTGTACGACGTGCGGCTGCTGCTGGAGCCGGAGGCGCTGCGGCGGACCGTACGGCGCCAGGCGTCGCTCGACGTCGCACGCGACGCGCTGACCCGCGCCGACGACGCCTCCGACACCGCCGAACGCTCGCTCTCCAACCGGGAGTTCCACCGCGCCCTGTACGTCTCCTGCGGCAACCCGCTGCTCGGCCGGATGCTCGACGAAGTGCGTGACCAGGCCGCTCTGGTGTCGGCGGTGGCCTGGGCCGCCGACCCGTCCTGGGAGCGCGAGGCCAGCGAGCACCGGGAGATCCTGCGCCTCGCCCTGGACGGTGACGCCGACGGCGCGGCCCGCGCGCTGCACGCCCACATCGAGTCGTTCGTGCGACGGGCCTTCCCCGCGACCCAGGAAGAGGTTGGACAGGAATGA
- a CDS encoding TIGR03086 family metal-binding protein — MTDDRTFDTFDLGPQALIVARLAAETTQEQLDRDTPCPGLAVHHMLGHLGGLAVAFRDAGRKDLGVTTDTNPGSVVPDIGPDWRETLPKALDELAEAWRDPAAWTGETRAGGVTLPGAVAGAVAADELVVHGWDLARATGREYEPDEVALRAAYGFLAAAAENSGPGQGVFGPVVPVPDDAPLLDRVIGLSGRDPGWKP, encoded by the coding sequence ATGACGGACGACCGGACTTTCGACACCTTCGACCTCGGGCCGCAGGCCCTGATCGTGGCGCGCCTCGCGGCGGAGACGACGCAGGAGCAGCTCGACCGCGACACTCCCTGTCCCGGGCTCGCGGTGCACCACATGCTCGGACATCTGGGCGGACTGGCCGTCGCCTTCCGCGACGCCGGGCGCAAGGACCTGGGCGTCACGACCGACACCAACCCCGGTTCCGTGGTGCCGGACATCGGGCCCGACTGGCGGGAGACCCTGCCGAAGGCGCTCGACGAACTCGCCGAGGCCTGGCGCGACCCGGCCGCCTGGACCGGGGAGACCCGAGCGGGCGGGGTGACGTTGCCGGGCGCGGTCGCCGGGGCCGTGGCCGCCGACGAACTGGTGGTGCACGGCTGGGACCTGGCCCGGGCCACCGGCCGGGAGTACGAGCCCGACGAGGTCGCGCTGCGGGCGGCGTACGGCTTCCTCGCCGCCGCGGCCGAGAACTCCGGTCCGGGCCAGGGCGTGTTCGGCCCCGTGGTGCCGGTGCCCGACGATGCGCCCCTCCTCGACCGCGTGATCGGCCTGAGCGGCCGCGACCCCGGCTGGAAGCCGTAG
- a CDS encoding 5-dehydro-4-deoxyglucarate dehydratase: MTSAPLAARLSVPSGPLFFPVTAYGPDGALDLDTYRAHVRRGVEAGAAAVFACCGTGEFHALTPEEFQDCVRAAVEETAGRVPVVAGAGYGTALAVRFARLAEEAGADGLLAMPPYLVVAGQEGLLRHYRELAAATSLDIVVYQRDNAVFTPETVVELARTEGIIGFKDGVGDLDLMQRIVSAVRSEIPGDFLYFNGLPTAELTGLAYRGIGITLYSSAVFCFAPEIALAFHAALNAGDDETANRLLDGFYRPFVDLRAQGRGYAVSLVKAGVRLRGLDVGEVRPPLHEPTEDHVKQLAQLIERGYALLEPLEGPGGALEGPDGALEGPGGEGRMGEGQ; encoded by the coding sequence GTGACGTCAGCCCCCCTTGCCGCTCGGCTCAGCGTCCCCAGCGGGCCGCTGTTCTTCCCCGTCACGGCGTACGGCCCCGACGGTGCCCTCGATCTCGACACCTACCGCGCGCACGTGCGGCGCGGCGTCGAGGCGGGTGCCGCCGCCGTCTTCGCCTGCTGCGGCACCGGGGAGTTCCACGCGCTCACGCCCGAGGAGTTCCAGGACTGCGTGCGGGCGGCGGTGGAGGAGACGGCCGGGCGGGTTCCGGTCGTCGCCGGCGCCGGGTACGGGACCGCGCTCGCCGTACGGTTCGCACGCCTCGCCGAGGAGGCGGGGGCCGACGGGCTGCTCGCGATGCCGCCGTATCTGGTGGTGGCGGGCCAGGAGGGGCTCCTGCGGCACTACCGGGAACTCGCCGCCGCGACCTCGCTGGACATCGTGGTCTACCAGCGCGACAACGCCGTGTTCACGCCCGAGACCGTGGTCGAACTCGCCCGCACCGAAGGGATCATCGGCTTCAAGGACGGGGTGGGAGACCTCGACCTGATGCAGCGGATCGTGAGCGCCGTGCGCAGCGAGATCCCCGGCGACTTCCTGTACTTCAACGGGCTGCCGACCGCCGAGCTGACGGGGCTCGCGTACCGGGGCATCGGCATCACGCTGTACTCGTCGGCGGTCTTCTGCTTCGCACCCGAGATCGCCCTGGCGTTCCACGCGGCACTCAACGCGGGCGACGACGAGACGGCGAACCGGCTGCTGGACGGCTTCTACCGCCCCTTCGTCGACCTGCGGGCCCAGGGTCGCGGATACGCGGTCTCCCTGGTCAAGGCGGGGGTGCGGCTGCGGGGGCTGGACGTGGGTGAGGTACGGCCGCCGCTGCACGAGCCGACCGAGGACCATGTGAAGCAGCTCGCGCAGCTGATCGAGCGGGGGTACGCGCTGCTGGAACCGCTCGAGGGGCCTGGGGGAGCGCTTGAGGGGCCTGACGGAGCGCTTGAGGGACCTGGCGGAGAAGGACGGATGGGGGAGGGCCAGTGA
- a CDS encoding NAD(P)-dependent oxidoreductase, translating to MPAPRTVLLTGAAGGLGTLMRGLLPDYGYELRLLDLRPVEGEPDALTADLADKAALREAVRGVDAIIHLAGISLEASFDKILKANIEGTYNLYEAAREEGVRRIVFASSNHAVGFTPRPRGEAPFDDSALIPIDTPHRPDTFYGLSKSFGEDLAQFYWDKHGLETVSVRIGSCFAEPTSVRMLSVWMSPEDGARLFHAALTAEDVRHTVVYGSSANTRLWWDLSTARALGYEPRDDSEPYAEKLIAEQGELDPANPDHAHLGGHFTTHPPIWPY from the coding sequence ATGCCCGCTCCCCGCACCGTTCTGCTCACCGGCGCCGCCGGCGGACTCGGCACCCTGATGCGGGGGCTGCTGCCGGACTACGGCTACGAGCTGCGCCTCCTCGACCTGAGGCCCGTCGAGGGCGAGCCGGACGCGCTCACCGCGGACCTCGCGGACAAGGCCGCCCTGCGCGAGGCCGTGCGGGGCGTCGACGCGATCATCCACCTCGCGGGCATCTCCCTGGAAGCCTCCTTCGACAAGATCCTCAAGGCGAACATCGAGGGGACGTACAACCTGTACGAGGCGGCGCGCGAAGAGGGCGTACGACGCATCGTCTTCGCCTCCTCCAACCACGCCGTCGGCTTCACCCCGCGCCCCCGGGGCGAGGCCCCCTTCGACGACAGCGCCCTGATCCCCATCGACACGCCGCACCGCCCGGACACCTTCTACGGGCTCTCCAAGTCCTTCGGCGAGGACCTGGCACAGTTCTACTGGGACAAGCACGGCCTGGAGACGGTCTCGGTCCGCATCGGCTCCTGCTTCGCGGAGCCGACCAGCGTGCGCATGCTCTCCGTCTGGATGAGCCCCGAGGACGGCGCCCGTCTCTTCCACGCGGCGCTGACCGCCGAGGACGTACGGCACACGGTCGTCTACGGCTCCTCCGCCAACACCCGGCTGTGGTGGGACCTCTCGACGGCCCGGGCGCTGGGCTACGAGCCGCGCGACGACTCCGAGCCGTACGCCGAGAAGCTCATCGCCGAACAGGGCGAGCTCGACCCGGCCAACCCGGACCACGCCCACCTGGGCGGCCACTTCACGACGCATCCGCCGATCTGGCCGTACTGA
- a CDS encoding DeoR/GlpR family DNA-binding transcription regulator: MTAEERQREIVRAARRTGAVDVTALAAELGVAKETVRRDLRALEDHGLVRRTHGGAYPVESAGFETTLAFRATSHVPEKRRIASAAAELLGDAETVFIDEGFTPQLIAEALPKDRPLTVVTASLATAGALAEADHTSVLLLGGRVRPGTLATVDHWTTKMLAGFVIDLAYIGANGISREHGLTTPDPAVSEVKAQAIRASRRTVFAGVHTKFGAVSFCRFAEITALEAIVTSTLLPASEAHRYSLQGPQVIRV; encoded by the coding sequence ATGACCGCGGAAGAACGTCAGCGGGAGATCGTCAGGGCCGCCCGCCGTACCGGCGCGGTCGACGTCACCGCGCTCGCAGCCGAACTGGGCGTCGCCAAGGAGACCGTACGACGCGACCTGCGCGCCCTGGAGGACCACGGCCTGGTCCGCCGCACCCACGGCGGCGCCTACCCCGTGGAGAGCGCCGGGTTCGAGACGACGCTCGCCTTCCGCGCCACCAGCCATGTGCCCGAGAAGCGCCGGATCGCGAGCGCCGCGGCCGAGCTGCTCGGGGACGCTGAGACCGTGTTCATCGACGAGGGGTTCACCCCGCAGCTCATCGCCGAGGCACTCCCCAAGGACCGGCCACTGACCGTGGTCACCGCCTCCCTGGCCACGGCGGGCGCGCTCGCCGAGGCCGACCACACCAGCGTCCTGCTGCTCGGCGGCCGGGTCCGCCCCGGCACGCTCGCGACCGTGGACCACTGGACGACGAAGATGCTCGCCGGCTTCGTCATCGACCTCGCGTACATCGGCGCCAACGGCATCTCCCGCGAACACGGCCTCACCACCCCCGACCCGGCGGTCAGCGAGGTCAAGGCCCAGGCGATCAGGGCCTCCCGGCGCACGGTCTTCGCGGGCGTGCACACCAAGTTCGGGGCGGTCAGCTTCTGCCGCTTCGCGGAGATCACCGCCCTGGAAGCGATCGTCACGAGCACGCTGCTTCCGGCGTCGGAGGCACACCGGTACTCCTTGCAAGGCCCCCAGGTCATCCGAGTCTGA
- a CDS encoding sugar ABC transporter substrate-binding protein, with the protein MRTQSRRRPRALAAVAAGTLLAPLLSGCWVGAGGSGSGGDSINVLMVNNPQMVELQKLTKAHFTKETGIKVNFTVLPENDVRDKISQDFANQAGQYDVATLSNYEIPIYARNGWLHDMDSYVRQDSGYDEQDILAPMRQSLTAADGKLYGQPFYGESSFLMYRKDVFAQKGLTMPDHPTWEQVGQLAAEADGAQSGMKGICLRGLPGWGELMAPLTTVVNTFGGTWFDKDWKARLDSPEFEKATKFYVDLVRGHGESGAAQSGFAECLNNMTQGKTAMWYDATSAAGSLEASDSPVKGKIGYVPAPVEKTKSSGWLYTWAWGLQKASHNSDKAWKFISWASSKQYEQLVGDTIGWSNVPAGKRASTYTNAAYTKEAAAFQEMTREAIEGARPRDPGVQPRPAPGIQFVGIPEFTDLGTKVSQEISAAIAGRQSVDSALKKAQKLAEKISKEYEGR; encoded by the coding sequence ATGCGAACCCAGAGCCGACGGAGGCCGCGCGCACTCGCCGCGGTCGCCGCAGGGACGCTGCTCGCCCCGCTGCTCTCCGGCTGTTGGGTCGGAGCGGGCGGGTCGGGGTCGGGCGGCGACTCCATCAACGTCCTGATGGTCAACAACCCGCAGATGGTGGAGCTGCAGAAGCTCACCAAGGCGCACTTCACCAAAGAGACCGGCATCAAGGTGAACTTCACCGTGCTGCCGGAGAACGACGTCCGCGACAAGATCAGCCAGGACTTCGCCAACCAGGCCGGCCAGTACGACGTCGCCACGCTCTCCAACTACGAGATACCGATCTACGCCCGCAACGGCTGGCTGCACGACATGGACTCCTACGTACGCCAGGACAGCGGCTACGACGAGCAGGACATCCTCGCCCCCATGCGGCAGTCCCTGACGGCCGCCGACGGCAAGCTCTACGGGCAGCCGTTCTACGGCGAGTCGTCCTTCCTGATGTACCGCAAGGACGTCTTCGCCCAGAAGGGCCTGACGATGCCCGACCACCCGACCTGGGAGCAGGTGGGACAGCTGGCCGCCGAGGCCGACGGCGCCCAGTCCGGCATGAAGGGCATCTGTCTGCGCGGCCTGCCCGGCTGGGGCGAGCTCATGGCACCCCTCACCACCGTCGTGAACACCTTCGGCGGCACCTGGTTCGACAAGGACTGGAAGGCCCGTCTCGACTCCCCCGAGTTCGAGAAGGCGACGAAGTTCTACGTGGACCTCGTACGGGGGCACGGCGAGTCCGGCGCCGCCCAGTCCGGCTTCGCCGAGTGCCTCAACAACATGACCCAGGGCAAGACCGCCATGTGGTACGACGCCACCTCCGCGGCGGGCTCCCTGGAGGCGTCCGACTCCCCGGTCAAGGGCAAGATCGGCTACGTACCCGCACCCGTCGAGAAGACCAAGTCCTCCGGCTGGCTCTACACCTGGGCCTGGGGCCTGCAGAAGGCCTCCCACAACTCCGACAAGGCCTGGAAGTTCATCTCCTGGGCCTCCAGCAAGCAGTACGAACAGCTGGTCGGGGACACGATCGGCTGGTCCAACGTGCCGGCCGGCAAGCGCGCCTCCACCTACACGAACGCCGCGTACACCAAGGAGGCCGCCGCCTTCCAGGAGATGACCCGCGAGGCCATCGAGGGCGCCCGGCCGCGTGACCCGGGCGTGCAGCCGCGCCCCGCGCCCGGCATCCAGTTCGTCGGCATCCCCGAGTTCACCGACCTCGGCACCAAGGTCTCGCAGGAGATCAGCGCGGCCATCGCCGGACGCCAGTCCGTCGACTCGGCCCTGAAGAAGGCCCAGAAACTCGCCGAGAAGATCTCCAAGGAGTACGAGGGACGATGA
- a CDS encoding sugar ABC transporter permease, whose product MTATTTAPVAATPVHTLGKPSNRLRAWATRAPLLPALVFMVAVTQLPFVATLVISFFDWNALYPKARHFTGLSNYSDVLTDPDLRHSVWTTILLTAAVVVASLVIGLGLALLLDRRFRGRGIVRTLLIAPFLVVPVAAALLWKHVLYNPEYGLLNGLLHYVGGPQPDWISGTPLLAVEASLVWQWTPFMMLILLAGLQSRDHQQIEAARVDGASDWQVFRHLTLPHLRRYLELGALLGSIYIVQNFDAVFTLTSGGLGTANLPYTVYQSFYQAHENGLASAAGVLVVIGSIIIATFALRVVSSLFREEVSRA is encoded by the coding sequence ATGACCGCCACGACAACGGCCCCCGTGGCCGCCACTCCCGTACACACCCTGGGAAAGCCGTCCAACCGGCTGCGCGCCTGGGCCACCCGCGCCCCGCTGCTCCCCGCCCTGGTCTTCATGGTCGCCGTGACCCAGCTCCCCTTCGTGGCCACGCTGGTGATCTCCTTCTTCGACTGGAACGCGCTCTACCCCAAGGCCCGCCACTTCACCGGCCTCTCCAACTACTCGGACGTCCTGACCGACCCCGACCTGCGCCACTCCGTCTGGACGACGATCCTCCTGACGGCGGCCGTGGTCGTCGCCAGCCTGGTCATCGGCCTGGGTCTGGCCCTGCTCCTGGACCGCAGGTTCCGCGGCCGGGGCATCGTCAGAACGCTCCTCATCGCCCCCTTCCTGGTGGTCCCGGTGGCCGCGGCCCTGCTCTGGAAGCACGTGCTCTACAACCCGGAGTACGGCCTTCTCAACGGACTGCTGCACTACGTCGGCGGCCCCCAGCCGGACTGGATCTCGGGCACCCCGCTGCTGGCCGTCGAGGCCTCGCTGGTCTGGCAGTGGACGCCGTTCATGATGCTGATCCTCCTGGCCGGCCTGCAGAGCCGCGACCACCAGCAGATCGAGGCCGCCCGGGTGGACGGCGCGAGCGACTGGCAGGTCTTCCGCCATCTCACCCTCCCCCACCTGCGCCGCTACCTGGAGCTCGGCGCCCTGCTGGGCTCGATCTACATCGTCCAGAACTTCGACGCGGTCTTCACCCTCACGTCCGGCGGCCTGGGGACGGCGAACCTCCCCTACACCGTCTACCAGAGCTTCTACCAGGCCCACGAGAACGGCCTCGCCTCCGCCGCGGGCGTCCTGGTCGTCATCGGTTCGATCATCATCGCGACCTTCGCCCTGCGCGTGGTCTCGTCCCTGTTCCGCGAGGAGGTGTCCCGCGCATGA
- a CDS encoding carbohydrate ABC transporter permease, with product MSATTIRVRPRRARGTGLGLLAWLLGVLFFLPIAWMALTSFHSESDAATNPPSFGAALTLDGYRDFFGTGGGASPWPALLNSTVASVVSTLCVLLLAFPAAYALSIRPVKKWTDVLFFFLSTKMLPVVAGLLPIYLFAKNTGMLDNIWLLVILYTSMNLPIAVWMMQSFLAEVPVAVIEAAQIDGAKLPTILARVVAPIALPGIAATALICFIFSWNELLFARVLTGVVAETAPVFLTGFITSQGLFLAKVCAASLVISLPVLAAGFAAQDKLVQGLSLGAVK from the coding sequence ATGAGCGCCACCACGATCCGCGTACGACCCCGGCGTGCCCGGGGAACGGGCCTGGGCCTGCTGGCCTGGCTGCTCGGTGTGCTGTTCTTCCTGCCCATCGCGTGGATGGCCCTGACGTCGTTCCACTCGGAGTCGGACGCGGCGACCAACCCGCCGTCCTTCGGCGCCGCCCTCACCCTCGACGGCTACCGCGACTTCTTCGGCACGGGCGGCGGCGCGAGCCCCTGGCCGGCGCTGCTCAACTCGACGGTGGCCTCGGTGGTATCCACCCTCTGTGTCCTCCTGCTGGCCTTCCCGGCGGCGTACGCACTCTCCATCCGCCCGGTGAAGAAATGGACGGACGTCCTGTTCTTCTTCCTGTCGACGAAGATGCTGCCGGTGGTCGCGGGCCTCCTCCCGATCTACCTCTTCGCGAAGAACACCGGAATGCTGGACAACATCTGGCTCCTGGTCATCCTCTACACCTCCATGAACCTGCCGATCGCGGTGTGGATGATGCAGTCGTTCCTCGCCGAGGTACCGGTGGCGGTGATCGAGGCGGCCCAGATCGACGGCGCGAAACTGCCGACGATCCTGGCCCGGGTCGTAGCCCCCATAGCCCTCCCCGGCATCGCGGCCACGGCCCTGATCTGCTTCATCTTCAGCTGGAACGAACTGCTGTTCGCCCGCGTGCTGACCGGTGTGGTCGCCGAGACGGCCCCCGTCTTCCTGACCGGCTTCATCACCAGCCAGGGCCTGTTCCTGGCCAAGGTGTGCGCCGCGTCGCTCGTCATCTCCCTGCCGGTGCTCGCCGCGGGGTTCGCCGCCCAGGACAAACTGGTCCAGGGCCTGTCCTTGGGAGCCGTCAAATGA
- a CDS encoding zinc-dependent alcohol dehydrogenase family protein — protein MKAAVIESVGRAVVTEVPDPTPGPREVVVEVAACGLCGTDLHILQGEFAPKLPIVPGHEFAGEVVGAGAQVTEISIGDRVAVDPSLYCYECRYCRAGHNNLCERWAAIGVTTAGGAAQYAVAPVANCVKLPEHVRTQDAALVEPLSCAVRGYDVLRSRLGAHVLIYGSGTMGLMMLELAKRTGAASVDVVDLNAARLETARTLGVSGSAANADELDRPQGWDVVVDATGNAAAIQDGLDRVAKAGTFLQFGVADYATRVTIDPYRIYNQEITITGSMAVLHSFERAAELFANGVLDPEIFISDRIELERYPQALEQFAAGVGRKIVVVP, from the coding sequence ATGAAGGCCGCCGTCATCGAGTCCGTGGGCCGCGCCGTCGTCACCGAGGTCCCGGACCCGACGCCGGGCCCCCGCGAGGTCGTCGTCGAGGTCGCCGCCTGCGGCCTGTGCGGCACGGACCTGCACATCCTCCAGGGCGAGTTCGCGCCGAAGCTGCCGATCGTGCCCGGGCACGAGTTCGCCGGCGAGGTGGTCGGGGCCGGCGCCCAGGTCACGGAGATCTCGATCGGCGACCGCGTGGCGGTGGACCCCTCCCTCTACTGCTACGAGTGCCGCTACTGCCGTGCGGGCCACAACAACCTCTGCGAACGCTGGGCCGCGATCGGCGTCACCACGGCCGGCGGGGCCGCGCAGTACGCGGTGGCCCCGGTGGCGAACTGTGTGAAGCTGCCCGAGCACGTACGCACCCAGGACGCGGCCTTGGTGGAGCCGCTGTCGTGCGCGGTACGCGGCTACGACGTCCTGCGGTCCCGCCTGGGAGCCCATGTCCTGATCTACGGCTCGGGGACGATGGGCCTGATGATGCTGGAGCTGGCCAAGCGGACCGGCGCGGCGAGCGTGGACGTGGTGGACCTGAACGCGGCCCGACTGGAGACGGCACGCACGCTCGGTGTCTCGGGGTCGGCGGCGAACGCGGACGAGCTGGACCGGCCGCAGGGCTGGGACGTCGTCGTCGACGCGACCGGCAACGCGGCGGCCATCCAGGACGGCCTGGACCGGGTGGCCAAGGCGGGCACGTTCCTCCAGTTCGGGGTCGCCGACTACGCCACCCGCGTGACGATCGACCCGTACCGCATCTACAACCAGGAGATCACCATCACCGGTTCGATGGCGGTGCTGCACAGCTTCGAGCGGGCGGCGGAGCTGTTCGCGAACGGCGTGCTCGACCCGGAGATCTTCATCAGCGACCGGATCGAGCTGGAGCGGTATCCGCAGGCGCTGGAGCAGTTCGCGGCCGGGGTGGGCAGGAAGATCGTGGTGGTTCCGTAG
- a CDS encoding TerD family protein: MTPGSNIPLSAARVTVDVAAPVRLDVSGLLLTADGKVRSDDDFIFYNQPTGPGVTYRSGGGAAPDAITVDTGAVPPGIEKIVVTASPDAAGQTFQGIEPTATIRNADDNSVLGSFTPPQLGTETALVVVEIYLRNGAWKARAVGQGYANGLAGIATDFGVSVEEPAPAPVAPPVQATAPVTPPAPAMQAPVAPPAPAAPPAPPAAPPIGAGKINLDKGRVSLQKNQTVSLVKGGRPFLSQVKMGLGWEPAFRGKDIDLDASVIAYGPQRNHIDSCYFGKLSILNGAIKHSGDNLTGEGGGDDEVIVVDLGRLPQEATGLVFTVNSFSGQKFTEVAKAYCRLLDAATGEELVRFDLTGAEPQTGVMMAKLIKQFSGEWEMTAMGDFVKSRTVRGMVKPAAQSL; the protein is encoded by the coding sequence ATGACCCCCGGCTCGAACATCCCTCTCTCCGCCGCGCGCGTGACGGTGGACGTCGCCGCCCCCGTGCGGCTCGACGTATCGGGCCTGCTGCTCACCGCCGACGGCAAGGTGCGCTCCGACGACGACTTCATCTTCTACAACCAGCCGACGGGACCGGGCGTGACGTACCGCTCCGGCGGCGGTGCGGCCCCCGACGCGATCACCGTCGACACCGGCGCCGTCCCGCCGGGCATCGAGAAGATCGTGGTCACCGCGAGCCCGGACGCCGCGGGCCAGACCTTCCAGGGCATCGAACCGACGGCCACGATCCGCAACGCGGACGACAACAGCGTCCTGGGCTCGTTCACGCCCCCGCAGCTCGGCACCGAGACGGCACTGGTGGTCGTGGAGATCTATCTCCGCAACGGCGCCTGGAAGGCCCGCGCGGTCGGCCAGGGATACGCGAACGGCCTCGCGGGCATCGCCACGGACTTCGGCGTCTCGGTGGAGGAACCGGCCCCGGCGCCGGTGGCCCCGCCGGTGCAGGCGACGGCCCCCGTCACCCCGCCCGCCCCGGCGATGCAGGCCCCGGTGGCACCCCCGGCACCCGCCGCGCCCCCGGCCCCGCCCGCCGCACCGCCGATCGGCGCCGGAAAGATCAACCTCGACAAGGGCCGCGTCAGCCTCCAGAAGAACCAGACGGTCTCCCTGGTCAAGGGCGGCCGCCCGTTCCTCTCCCAGGTCAAGATGGGCCTCGGCTGGGAGCCCGCGTTCCGCGGCAAGGACATCGACCTGGACGCCTCGGTCATCGCCTACGGCCCGCAGCGCAATCACATCGACAGCTGCTACTTCGGCAAGCTGTCCATCCTGAACGGCGCGATCAAGCACTCCGGCGACAACCTCACGGGCGAGGGCGGCGGTGACGACGAGGTGATCGTGGTCGACCTCGGCCGCCTCCCCCAGGAGGCGACCGGCCTCGTCTTCACGGTCAACTCCTTCTCCGGCCAGAAGTTCACCGAGGTCGCCAAGGCCTACTGCCGTCTCCTGGACGCCGCCACCGGCGAGGAACTGGTCCGCTTCGACCTCACCGGCGCCGAGCCACAGACGGGCGTGATGATGGCGAAATTGATCAAGCAGTTCTCCGGCGAGTGGGAGATGACGGCGATGGGCGACTTCGTGAAGTCGCGTACGGTCCGCGGCATGGTGAAGCCCGCGGCCCAGTCCCTCTGA
- a CDS encoding TetR/AcrR family transcriptional regulator, protein MTQVKPMRADARRNYERLLKVAAEAFAEHGEGASLDDIAKRAGVGSGTLYRHFPTRQALLEAAYVDRIEALGARADEIAKELPPGEALAEWLYELCVGTIQVRGMKALLGSAVTDGSRAALTACGTSMKGAAQRLVEAAQREGTLRQDIEPIEVLRLAHGVATASELANGQGKQIRRYLSLLTEGLRP, encoded by the coding sequence ATGACGCAGGTCAAGCCCATGCGCGCGGACGCTCGGCGCAACTACGAGCGGTTGCTGAAGGTGGCGGCCGAGGCGTTCGCCGAGCACGGGGAAGGCGCGTCGCTCGACGACATCGCCAAGCGGGCGGGCGTCGGGTCCGGCACGCTGTACCGGCACTTCCCGACGCGGCAGGCGTTGCTGGAGGCGGCGTACGTCGACCGGATCGAGGCGCTCGGGGCGCGGGCCGACGAGATCGCGAAGGAGCTGCCCCCGGGCGAGGCGCTGGCGGAGTGGCTCTACGAGCTGTGCGTCGGCACGATCCAGGTACGCGGAATGAAGGCCTTGCTGGGCTCGGCCGTCACGGACGGCAGCAGGGCCGCGCTCACGGCCTGCGGCACTTCCATGAAGGGGGCGGCGCAGCGGCTGGTCGAGGCGGCGCAGCGGGAGGGGACCCTCCGTCAGGACATCGAGCCGATCGAGGTGCTGCGGCTGGCCCACGGGGTTGCCACGGCCTCGGAGTTGGCGAACGGTCAGGGCAAGCAGATCCGCCGGTATCTGTCCCTGCTGACGGAGGGGCTGCGGCCGTAG